A genomic window from Triplophysa dalaica isolate WHDGS20190420 chromosome 24, ASM1584641v1, whole genome shotgun sequence includes:
- the slc5a12 gene encoding sodium-coupled monocarboxylate transporter 2, protein MENVSGTFQAGDYVVFALLFVVSSGIGVFFAIKEWKKESSQDFLVGGRQMSCGPVALSLTASFMSAVTVIGAPSDVYRYGASYIIFGIAYTFVVFLTAEVFLPVFYRSGITSTYEYLELRFCKAARVAATLIYIVQTILYTGVVVYAPALALNQVTGFDLWGSIFATGIVCTFYCTLGGLKAVVWTDAFQMVVMVVGFLTVLIQGSIRAGGIESVWRTSHAGGRLQVFDFDVDPLRRHTFWTLSIGGTFTWLGVYGVNQSTIQRCISCKTESHARWALYLNLLGLWIILFCAVVSGLIMYAFYSTCDPWRAGHISAPDQVMPYFVMEVLGGFPGLPGLFVACAFSGTLSTVAASINALATVMYEDFVSQCFTGLSNRAANWISKALCVVFGVACTTMAVGASYMGGIVQAALSIHGICGGPMLGLFSLGILFPVTNLKGAIGGLITGISLSFWVGVGSFIYPASSNNTHPLELNTAGCNFSMTADGSNQTLLTISTPTPDRPWLADSWYSMSYLYFSAVGFIGTVAAGLLITLLAGPSDPKKMKPGLTRSLRDVFCFCSKGFINADLSQDKEDLADFGDAWETHPGVQDEDQEEAIKMDKFNGRSDIPPINGYTNAGFDHKEMSQDQAKL, encoded by the exons ATGGAGAATGTCTCAGGGACCTTCCAGGCGGGGGACTATGTGGTGTTTGCCCTGTTGTTTGTGGTCTCCTCTGGTATCGGGGTCTTCTTCGCCATCAAAGAGTGGAAGAAGGAATCATCTCAGGACTTTCTGGTAGGAGGCCGTCAGATGTCTTGCGGTCCAGTAGCTCTTTCTCTGACGGCCAGTTTCATGTCTGCAGTGACAGTTATTGGGGCTCCATCTGACGTGTACAGATACGGGGCCTCGTACATCATCTTTGGGATTGCGTACACGTTTGTGGTGTTCCTGACGGCTGAGGTTTTTCTGCCTGTGTTTTACAGATCTGGCATCACAAGCACATATGAG TATCTGGAGTTGCGTTTCTGTAAGGCGGCCCGTGTGGCTGCCACCCTCATTTATATAGTACAAACG ATTCTGTACACTGGCGTGGTGGTCTATGCCCCTGCTTTAGCTCTGAATCAAG TGACAGGTTTTGATCTTTGGGGTTCAATATTCGCCACTGGCATTGTCTGCACATTTTACTGCACATTG GGGGGGTTGAAGGCTGTGGTCTGGACGGATGCCTTCCAGATGGTGGTGATGGTGGTGGGCTTCCTCACGGTGCTGATCCAGGGTTCGATAAGAGCGGGGGGGATCGAGTCTGTTTGGAGGACGTCTCACGCTGGAGGCAGACTGCAAGTGTTCGA CTTTGATGTCGATCCACTAAGACGTCACACGTTTTGGACACTTTCTATAGGAGGGACCTTTACATGGCTGGGCGTCTATGGGGTAAACCAATCTACCATTCAAAGATGCATTTCCTGCAAAACAGAGAGCCACGCACGCTG GGCCCTCTATCTGAATCTTCTGGGTCTGTGGATTATTCTGTTCTGTGCTGTGGTGTCTGGACTCATCATGTATGCCTTCTACTCCACCTGTGACCCATGGAGAGCGGGTCATATCTCTGCACCAGACCAG GTCATGCCCTATTTTGTGATGGAGGTTCTTGGGGGATTTCCAGGGCTGCCAGGATTATTTGTTGCATGTGCATTCAGTGGAACACTAAG cACAGTCGCTGCCAGTATCAACGCTTTGGCGACTGTGATGTACGAGGATTTTGTGAGCCAGTGCTTTACAGGTTTATCCAACCGAGCAGCCAACTGGATCAGCAAAGCGCTCT GTGTGGTGTTTGGTGTGGCCTGCACTACTATGGCTGTGGGTGCATCATATATGGGGGGAATTGTGCAG GCGGCCCTCAGTATCCACGGCATATGCGGGGGCCCAATGCTGGGCTTGTTTTCTTTAGGAATCCTGTTTCCTGTCACCAACTTAAAG GGGGCTATTGGGGGTCTGATCACCGGAATTTCACTCTCCTTCTGGGTCGGTGTGGGATCCTTTATTTACCCAGCCTCCAGTAACAACACACATCCCCTTGAACTTAACACTGCAGGCTGTAACTTTAGCATGACAGCGGATGGATCCAACCAAACATTACTCACTATAAGCACTCCCACCCCTGACAG GCCCTGGCTGGCTGACTCATGGTACTCCATGTCCTATCTGTACTTCAGTGCTGTGGGTTTTATTGGCACTGTGGCAGCAGGGCTACTTATCACACTTCTGGCGG GGCCATCTGACCCCAAGAAGATGAAGCCAGGGCTCACCCGATCATTGAGGGATGTCTTCTGCTTCTGTTCTAAAGGCTTCATAAATGCAGATCTCAGTCAGGACAAGGAG GACTTGGCAGACTTTGGCGATGCATGGGAGACGCATCCAGGTGTCCAGGACGAAGACCAGGAAGAGGCGATAAAAATGGACAAGTTCAACGGGAGAAGTGATATCCCGCCGATCAATGGTTACACAAATGCAGGCTTCGATCACAAGGAAATGAGTCAAGATCAAGCAAAACTGTAA
- the fibina gene encoding fin bud initiation factor a, protein MLLFALFLFSLPICSAVYEGPLLPEMSNGTFHHFFVPDGDYEDTDDPEKCQMLFRWMDRRPCPLEEDQDTIIREDFIIIKQQIEDAARVLETLGKTISFDLDGEGSYGNYLKREIVQINEAFTNVEKSLLELETKFKQSQETEQREESQFTNNFIQPMHDVKGTLQETLDISSGLKVKHELISLIIRSHGSRLSRLKNDYLNV, encoded by the coding sequence ATGTTACTCTTCGCCCTTTTCCTGTTTTCATTGCCTATTTGCAGTGCAGTTTACGAGGGACCTTTGCTCCCTGAAATGTCCAACGGCACGTTTCACCACTTCTTCGTCCCGGACGGGGATTACGAGGACACCGATGACCCGGAGAAATGTCAGATGCTCTTCAGATGGATGGACCGCAGACCTTGTCCCCTAGAAGAGGACCAGGACACGATCATCCGAGAAGatttcatcatcatcaaacaACAGATCGAAGACGCGGCGCGCGTTTTGGAGACCCTTGGAAAGACTATTTCTTTCGATTTGGACGGCGAGGGCAGTTACGGGAACTATCTGAAAAGGGAAATTGTGCAAATCAACGAGGCTTTTACAAACGTGGAGAAATCGCTTCTAGAGCTGGAGACGAAATTTAAACAAAGCCAGGAGACTGAACAAAGGGAAGAGAGCCAGTTTACCAATAACTTTATCCAACCCATGCATGATGTGAAAGGCACTCTCCAGGAGACTTTGGACATCTCGTCGGGGCTCAAGGTTAAACACGAACTCATCTCTTTGATCATCAGGAGCCATGGATCGAGGTTAAGTCGTCTCAAAAACGACTATCTTAATGTTTAA